A single Aspergillus puulaauensis MK2 DNA, chromosome 7, nearly complete sequence DNA region contains:
- a CDS encoding uncharacterized protein (COG:G;~EggNog:ENOG410Q64A;~InterPro:IPR020846,IPR011701,IPR036259;~PFAM:PF07690;~TransMembrane:11 (o54-73i129-146o158-178i190-210o222-244i295-314o334-356i368-385o397-420i427-448o460-479i);~go_function: GO:0022857 - transmembrane transporter activity [Evidence IEA];~go_process: GO:0055085 - transmembrane transport [Evidence IEA]), whose product MADLKRSHPGIHDDFAEEIIITPNGDWTIEEETRAKRKYVPSTQIEHAEINASIFFRLDFLIMPILTLGFFCLQLDRGNMANAITDDFMEDVGINQDQFNVGQQMLSLGIVLTEIPSNMILYRVGPGKWLTMQLFLFGIVSTFQAFQRGYGAFIATRLLLGITESGFIPGGLWTLSTWYTRDETAKRVMVFYFGNQLGQASAKLLAYGILHMRGVGGQPGWFWLFALMGAFTVFSGFIFGFFLLDSFKNPHSTFLPTVSWFTDRELHILQTRVLLDDPNKGKKKRKIGADAFKRAFLNWRIWVHFLITLCNNGPQRAFDTYAPSIVTSFGFGSLVSNAMAAVGLFLQVPVSFAFSWVSDHYNRRGETVMLGFFCHLVGYIFNRTFTDVSLRGVRYFGVVWTQTFGTFSHPLNIAWLSLVCDDSEQRALAMAGVIMNANIAGIYGAQIFRADDNPLYRRGFSVALAVLSVGLVLAIVRFIDTLVQRRRRREAIVGDPSAVGHSN is encoded by the exons ATGGCGGACCTCAAACGAAGCCACCCCGGTATCCATGACGATTTCGCGGAGGAAATCATCATTACCCCCAATGGAGACTGGACTATCGAGGAGGAAACTCGGGCCAAGCGGAAGTATGTTCCATCTACCCAAATTGAGCATGCGGAGATTAATGCGTCCATATTCTTCAGGTTAGACTTTCTGATCATGCCCATCCTCACGCTGGGATTCTTTTGCCTCC AGCTTGATCGCGGCAATATGGCCAACGCCATCACGGATGATTTCATGGAGGATGTTGGAATCAACCAAGACCAATTCAACGTTGGCCAGCAAATGCTGTCTCTTGGTATTGTGTTGACTGAGATTCCGTCGAACATGATTCTTTACCGTGTTGGACCAGGGAAATGGCTTACCATGCAGCTGTTCCTCTTCGGTATTGTCAGCACTTTCCAGGCCTTCCAACGCGGCTACGGTGCCTTCATTGCAactcgcctcctcctcggcattACCGAGTCTGGTTTTATCCCGGGTGGTCTATGGACTCTTTCCACGTGGTATACCAGGGATGAGACTGCCAAACGCGTGATGGTATTTTACTTTGGAAACCAGCTTGGCCAAGCTTCGGCGAAGCTGCTGGCGTACGGCATTCTCCACATGCGGGGGGTAGGCGGGCAGCCTggctggttctggctcttcgCATTGATGGGTGCCTTTACTGTGTTCTCTGGCTTTATCTTTGGCTTTTTCCTGCTCGACTCCTTCAAGAACCCCCACAGCACGTTTTTGCCAACGGTCTCCTGGTTCACTGATCGGGAGCTACACATCTTGCAAACACGGGTCCTGCTCGATGACCCCAACAAGGGtaagaagaagcgcaagattGGTGCTGATGCCTTCAAGCGAGCG TTCCTGAACTGGCGGATCTGGGTCCATTTCCTGATCACACTATGCAACAATGGACCCCAGCGCGCATTTGACACATATGCTCCGTCTATAGTAACTAGCTTTGGCTTCGGCAGTCTGGTCAGCAACGCCATGGCCGCTGTTGGACTGTTTTTGCAGGTCCCAGTCTCATTTGCATTCAGCTGGGTGTCAGACCATTA CAATCGTCGCGGAGAGACCGTTATGCTAGGCTTTTTTTGCCATCTTGTGGGCTATATCTTCAATCGCACCTTCACCGACGTCTCGCTGCGCGGAGTTCGCTACTTCGGCGTCGTCTGGACGCAGACGTTTGGGACATTCTCTCATCCACTGAACATCGCGTGGTTATCGCTTGTATGCGATGATTCGGAACAGCGTGCGCTCGCTATGGCCGG CGTTATCATGAACGCCAACATCGCTGGTATCTACGGCGCTCAGATCTTCCGTGCAGACGACAATCCCCTTTACCGTCGCGGTTTCAGCGTCGCTCTTGCGGTGCTCTCGGTTGGCCTTGTGCTGGCAATCGTTCGGTTTATCGACACCCTGGTCCAGCGCCGCCGTCGGAGAGAGGCTATCGTAGGGGATCCAAGTGCAGTGGGGCATTCCAATTAG
- a CDS encoding uncharacterized protein (InterPro:IPR007438,IPR014752;~PFAM:PF04343), with protein sequence MLPRLDITGLRNGKAYNLMEPVKGVVHVRPGGRAPVVFKVTVILEGVIRTSLIEKGPTFILGNDMPSVASEDHQLFKLSKVFFHDQNAFSSTFQYTPFDGEYVIPFEMYFPRQTQCAKNPGEPTHRRVTLPPSFDARTTKSGAAARVEYTIRIDVKGSEGDTSFKRAVMLSVAEPPLHLALMSERASHSTLGALDLDWIVREVKMPHLYLPYMPPTLSLEARLPSPILRIGQRLPLQLFVRSPLLQDEAFLLLKLSSLRISLESRTNIMAKARHKSWTTSTDLLNLKSLSKPVSCLAGHEALSNINETISHRVSIPDVAPSFASCTVQRTYSLAVDARFSFRKVSKAQVRNTRSKALSHPPIFTVGHGTRTLDDLIQLLEVASVTKLVDVRSIPRSFTNPQFNRDTLQESSELRSARIEYAWFGASLGGRRNAKQPTLEQHTAIRVAAFRNYAGYMSTPSFKEGLAGLQHLADELHSYRESHVAIMCSETLWWRCHRRMVSDALVVEGWNVQHLGVGKKTMEHTLWDIARIHEGNLIYDGREHLHTKKRKTLPGEPAASQK encoded by the exons ATGCTTCCCCGCTTGGATATTACTGGGCTTCGGAATGGCAAGGCATATAATTTAATGGAGCCTGTCAAAGGCGTGGTGCATGTGAGACCTGGAGGCAGAGCGCCTGTGGTCTTCAAGGTCACAGTAATCCTTGAAG GAGTGATACGGACGTCTCTGATTGAGAAGGGGCCTACGTTCATTCTAGGGAATGACATGCCGTCAGTAGCAAGTGAGGATCACCAG CTCTTCAAGCTTTCAAAGGTTTTTTTCCACGACCAAAATGCGTTTTCGAGTACCTTCCAGTATACCCCGTTTGACGGTGAATATGTCATTCCTTTCGAGATGTACTTTCCACGACAGACTCAGTGCGCTAAAAACCCTGGCGAGCCCACGCACAGGCGGGTTACGCTGCCCCCGTCATTCGACGCGCGTACAACGAAATCTGGGGCGGCTGCCAGAGTCGAATATACTATCAGAATAGATGTCAAGGGATCTGAAGGGGATACCTCGTTCAAGCGAGCGGTCATGCTATCGGTTGCTGAACCCCCTCTGCACCTGGCTCTGATGTCCGAGAGAGCATCCCATTCAACGCTGGGAGCCCTTGACCTTGACTGGATTGTTAGGGAAGTGAAGATGCCTCATTTGTATCTCCCATACATGCCCCCCACGCTGTCACTCGAAGCAAGACTTCCTTCTCCGATTCTCAGAATAGGACAACGCCTTCCATTGCAGCTGTTTGTGCGAAGCCCTCTTCTACAAGACGAAGCCTTCCTTTTACTAAAGCTATCGAGTTTGAGAATCAGCCTTGAAAGTAGGACGAATATCATGGCCAAAGCTCGGCACAAGTCATGGACAACCTCAACAGACCTCCTGAATCTGAAAAGCCTCAGCAAACCTGTCAGTTGCCTTGCTGGGCATGAAGCGCTGTCCAATATAAACGAGACCATTTCACATCGCGTATCCATTCCAGATGTTGCGCCGAGTTTCGCATCGTGTACTGTGCAGCGTACGTACTCACTCGCAGTCGATGCCAGATTTTCGTTTCGCAAAGTCAGCAAAGCACAG GTCCGGAATACAAGATCAAAAGCGTTATCCCATCCTCCAATTTTCACAGTTGGCCATGGAACACGCACGCTCGACGATTtgatccagctccttgaagTAGCAAGCGTCACCAAGCTTGTCGATGTCCGGTCTATCCCAAGATCTTTCACAAATCCCCAGTTCAACCGCGACACCCTCCAGGAGTCTTCAGAGTTGCGCAGTGCCCGTATTGAATACGCCTGGTTTGGTGCATCACTAGGTGGTCGTCGCAACGCCAAACAGCCAACCCTTGAGCAGCACACAGCGATACGCGTTGCAGCGTTCCGAAACTATGCAGGGTATATGAGTACGCCGTCATTCAAAGAGGGCCTAGCCGGACTGCAGCACCTGGCAGACGAACTGCATAGTTACAGGGAGAGCCATGTAGCCATCATGTGCAGCGAGACGTTGTGGTGGCGATGCCATCGTCGCATGGTTTCCGACGCCCTGGTAGTGGAGGGCTGGAATGTCCAGCACCTGGGAGTTGGCAAAAAGACCATGGAGCATACGCTGTGGGATATCGCAAGGATTCATGAAGGGAACCTCATATATGACGGAAGGGAGCACCTGCACACAAAAAAGAGGAAAACCCTGCCAGGAGAGCCAGCCGCCAGTCAGAAATGA